Proteins found in one Rhodobacteraceae bacterium D3-12 genomic segment:
- a CDS encoding CpsD/CapB family tyrosine-protein kinase, which translates to MSDERPTFTRKSRARLNPKDRARLISEFAALSNDPAPETFDLPYVDDVADDADLPDVMPADAPPAAPEGAKDVAPKVAPPEIAAEQAPAPEPEPEPAPEPEPEPEPAPELASPETIWSSLGAIPVDPKHLERNLIITAGRHDPAHGAFDVLRTRLVQTLFENDWKRVGITSPTRDCGKTFTAVNLAISLSRYETNRTVLMDMDMRNPSVANVIGANDPASMGDFLQGRDAPASFFRRLGRNALNIGSNLAVGLNNRVEPYASELLQDPLTDAALARMMDQLDPDVVLYDLPPALAFDDVIAFKRHFDGILMVIGGGTTKSAEIQESMRRLGDDVPLLGVVLNQAEGETRMGYSYGY; encoded by the coding sequence ATGTCTGATGAGCGCCCCACATTCACCCGCAAATCGCGCGCCCGCCTTAACCCAAAGGACCGCGCGCGCCTGATCTCCGAATTTGCCGCGCTGTCAAACGATCCCGCGCCCGAGACCTTCGATCTGCCCTATGTGGATGACGTCGCGGATGACGCCGATCTGCCCGACGTTATGCCTGCCGATGCGCCCCCCGCCGCGCCAGAAGGCGCAAAGGACGTTGCGCCCAAGGTCGCCCCCCCCGAGATTGCCGCAGAGCAAGCACCCGCCCCAGAGCCGGAACCGGAACCAGCGCCGGAACCAGAACCGGAACCGGAACCCGCCCCCGAACTCGCCTCTCCCGAGACGATCTGGAGCTCCCTCGGCGCGATTCCCGTTGACCCGAAACACCTTGAACGCAACCTGATCATCACCGCTGGCCGGCACGACCCGGCCCATGGCGCGTTTGATGTGTTGCGCACGCGGCTGGTGCAAACCCTGTTTGAAAACGACTGGAAGCGCGTCGGCATCACCTCGCCCACCCGCGATTGCGGCAAGACGTTCACCGCCGTGAACCTCGCCATTTCCCTGTCGCGCTATGAAACAAATCGCACCGTTTTGATGGACATGGACATGCGCAACCCCTCGGTTGCCAATGTCATCGGCGCGAACGACCCGGCCAGCATGGGCGATTTCCTACAAGGGCGCGATGCCCCCGCCAGCTTCTTCAGACGCCTTGGCCGCAACGCGCTCAACATCGGAAGCAACCTCGCCGTGGGCCTCAACAATCGGGTCGAGCCCTATGCCTCCGAACTGCTGCAAGATCCGCTCACCGATGCCGCCCTCGCGCGCATGATGGATCAGCTTGACCCGGATGTCGTGCTCTATGACCTGCCCCCGGCCCTCGCCTTTGATGACGTCATCGCCTTCAAACGGCACTTTGACGGTATCTTGATGGTCATCGGCGGCGGCACCACCAAAAGCGCCGAGATTCAGGAATCCATGCGCCGTTTGGGCGATGATGTGCCGTTACTTGGCGTTGTGCTCAATCAGGCCGAAGGTGAAACGCGCATGGGCTATAGCTACGGCTATTGA
- a CDS encoding chain-length determining protein: MGQIQSVGDFLNMMRRRIVLIIAVVLAGTAFSIWWTLGQPVTFEATAVAQIESPAVADPAAAGTTANNTVDHRLRILEQKLMARDNLSAMVARYGLYEGTGFSEGLKIATLRESVRITQITDPNAQWGAARIPTGMIISVNDSDAATAAAMANDFLEQLVTLNRQRRSTAALQNLEFFKTEATRLEAEMATLEGQIAAFKEKNGRYLPAGVAAQRDELGTLKATLLDIEQRLIELDASRTRQREEVIERQSGLLREQQALIQQRIDQIEAAIASAPEVDRQFGILTRKLDQLSEQYAVITRGATEAEMGQLLTSQEQFERIEVLENALVPENPVSGSRKKKVALGAMLSAVLGVGLAFVLEMMNPVIRTPAQLERQLNVKAVIAIPNLTSPGEQRRKKLIWIAVLAGLAALLWSFAGLVKEGIGQLVNLLSSRASKA; this comes from the coding sequence ATGGGCCAGATTCAGTCGGTTGGGGATTTCCTGAACATGATGCGGCGGCGCATCGTGTTGATCATTGCTGTTGTGCTGGCTGGCACCGCATTTTCGATCTGGTGGACATTGGGCCAACCAGTGACCTTTGAGGCGACGGCGGTGGCACAGATCGAAAGCCCGGCGGTGGCCGACCCTGCGGCGGCGGGGACGACGGCGAATAACACGGTGGATCACCGGCTGCGGATTCTTGAACAAAAGCTGATGGCGCGTGACAATCTGAGCGCGATGGTGGCGCGGTACGGGCTGTATGAGGGAACGGGGTTCTCGGAAGGTCTCAAGATTGCGACCCTGCGGGAAAGCGTGCGGATCACCCAGATCACCGACCCGAATGCGCAATGGGGGGCGGCGCGAATTCCGACCGGGATGATTATTTCGGTCAATGATTCCGATGCGGCGACAGCCGCCGCGATGGCCAATGATTTCCTTGAGCAACTGGTGACGTTGAACCGGCAGCGCCGCTCGACTGCGGCGCTTCAGAATCTTGAGTTTTTCAAGACCGAAGCGACGCGGCTTGAGGCGGAGATGGCAACGCTGGAAGGGCAGATTGCCGCGTTCAAGGAAAAGAACGGCCGGTATTTGCCCGCGGGCGTTGCGGCGCAGCGCGATGAGTTGGGGACGTTGAAAGCAACCTTGCTGGACATCGAGCAGCGGCTGATCGAGTTGGATGCGAGCCGGACGCGCCAGCGCGAGGAAGTGATCGAGCGGCAGAGCGGATTGCTGCGCGAGCAGCAAGCGTTGATCCAACAGCGCATCGACCAGATCGAGGCCGCCATCGCCAGCGCGCCCGAAGTGGACCGCCAGTTTGGTATCCTGACCCGCAAACTGGACCAGTTGAGCGAACAATATGCGGTGATCACGCGCGGCGCGACCGAGGCCGAGATGGGCCAGCTTTTGACCAGTCAGGAGCAGTTCGAGCGGATCGAGGTGCTGGAAAATGCGCTGGTGCCGGAGAACCCGGTGTCGGGTTCGCGCAAGAAGAAAGTGGCGCTTGGCGCGATGCTGAGTGCGGTGCTTGGGGTTGGCTTGGCGTTTGTGCTTGAGATGATGAACCCGGTGATCCGCACCCCTGCGCAGTTGGAGCGGCAACTGAACGTCAAGGCCGTGATCGCCATTCCGAACCTGACAAGCCCCGGTGAGCAGCGACGCAAGAAACTGATCTGGATCGCTGTGCTGGCTGGTTTGGCTGCGCTGCTGTGGAGTTTTGCGGGGCTGGTGAAAGAGGGGATTGGCCAATTGGTCAACCTGTTGTCGAGCCGCGCGAGCAAGGCTTAA